From Salvia splendens isolate huo1 chromosome 3, SspV2, whole genome shotgun sequence, a single genomic window includes:
- the LOC121794802 gene encoding mitochondrial outer membrane protein porin of 36 kDa-like, with product MVFVKGPGLYTDIGKKARDLLYKDYQGDQKFTLTTYTANGVAITSSGTKKGDLFLADVNTQLKNKNITTDVKVDTHSNVYTTITVDEPAPGVKAIFRFIAPDQKSGKVELQYLHEYAGISTSLGLTAKPIVNFSGVAGSNNATFGTDVSFDTASGNFVKYNAGISYTTTDLVASLILNDKGETITASYFHTVSPLTNTAVGAELTHSFTTNENTLTIGTQHALDPLTSLKGRVNNYGKASALMQHEWRPKSLVTISGEVDTRAIEKSAKIGLAIALKP from the exons ATGGTTTTTGTCAAGGGTCCCGGCCTTTACACTGATATTGGCAAGAAAGCCAGAG ATCTTCTTTACAAGGATTATCAGGGCGACCAGAAGTTTACTCTTACTACTTACACTGCTAATGGCGTG GCCATTACTTCATCTGGGACAAAGAAAGGCGACCTGTTTTTGGCTGACGTTAACACCCAGCTGAAGAACAAGAACATCACAACTGACGTGAAAGTGGATACCCACTCCAAT GTATACACAACGATCACTGTTGATGAGCCTGCTCCTGGAGTGAAGGCTATTTTCCGCTTTATTGCTCCTGACCAAAAGTCAGGCAAG GTGGAACTTCAATATTTGCATGAGTATGCTGGAATTAGCACCAGCCTTGGACTGACTGCTAAACCCATCGTCAACTTCTCTGGTGTTGCTGGGAGTAACAACGCTACTTTTGGGACTGATGTCTCGTTCGACACAGCCTCTGGAAACTTTGTGAAATACAATGCTGGAATCAGTTATACCACGACTGACCTTGTCGCGTCCTTGATTCT GAATGACAAAGGTGAAACGATCACAGCTTCCTACTTCCACACAGTGAGTCCATTGACCAACACAGCTGTTGGGGCCGAGCTGACTCACAGCTTCACGACCAATGAGAACACACTCACTATTGGGACACAGCATGCACTGGATCCCCTGACCTCTTTGAAAGGTCGAGTGAACAACTATGGCAAAGCGAGTGCTCTCATGCAGCACGAGTGGCGCCCCAAATCTCTCGTCACCATTTCGGGTGAAGTTGACACAAGGGCTATAGAGAAAAGCGCTAAGATTGGACTGGCCATAGCTCTTAAACCATGA
- the LOC121794803 gene encoding alpha-amylase 3, chloroplastic-like, which produces MSVVTADSLFNLHHRHHRRRNTDFKPVEKLQLVSKNPISFNRNCTHTPNRRANFRSRRHYCPPKALSSSGTAVVETPEATDVTFSETFELKRREKLEGKITIRLESGKGEDHWSLTVGCSLPGKWVLHWGVNYIGDTGSEWDQPLEDMRPPGSVPVKGYAIETPFERSPASSLGDSFVEVKIDFNTNSSIAAINFVLKDEETGCWYQHRGRDFKVPLIGSLQDDGNVVEAKSLGDLGKISNLPQETESADAQVDGIKESSLKQRPLQGFYVEQSVFKEICIDNSMSVSVSHCTEKAKNVVRIETDLPGDVVAHWGVWRDEGKNWEVPVEPYPPETITFKNKALQTRLQQKTDGTGSWGAFTLGDEFSAFVFVLKLGSNTWLNCKGDDFYIPFSSNATKAELSGSTHSSGEEQPVALDSQATSDDTFDDTSESKEVVSAYAGGIINEITKLMNGISTEKSRKTKSRQAQETILQEIEKLAAEAYSIFRSSTPIFTEVELAEVEDDSPPRITISSGTGSGYEILCQGFNWDSHKSGRWYLEIQEKASELASLGFTVIWLPPPTDSVSPEGYMPRDLYNLNSRYGDIDQLKNVVKKLHEVGLKVLGDVVLNHRCAQFRNQNGVWNIFGGRLNWDDHAVVSDDPHFQGRGNKSSGDNFHAAPNIDHSQEFVRKDIKEWLCWLRKEIGYDGWRLDFARGFWGGYFKDYLEASEPYFAVGEFWDSLSYSYGEMDHNQDAHRQRIVDWINATSGTAGAFDVTTKGILHSALERCEYWRLSDEKGKPPGVMGWWPSRAVTFIENHDTGSTQGHWRFPGGKEMQGYAYILTHPGTPSVFYDHIFSDYKSQIKELISIRKRKKIHCRSTVKIVKSERDVYAAVIDDKVAMKIGPGHYEPDKGAKNWSLATEGRDYKVWEAS; this is translated from the exons ATGTCTGTAGTTACGGCGGACTCACTCTTCAatctccaccaccgccaccatcgccgccgcaaTACTGATTTCAAACCCGTCGAAAAGTTGCAGCTTGTTTCCAAAAATCCCATTTCTTTCAACCGCAATTGCACGCACACGCCCAACCGCCGCGCCAATTTTCGCTCCCGTCGTCATTACTGCCCTCCCAAAGCTCTCAGCTCCTCCGGCACCGCCGTCGTTGAGACGCCCGAAGCTACAGATGTCACCTTTTCTGAAACTTTCGAGTTGAAGCGGCGTGAAAAG CTGGAAGGAAAGATAACAATCAGATTAGAAAGTGGAAAAGGTGAAGATCACTGGAGCCTTACTGTGGGGTGCAGTTTACCCGGAAAATGGGTTCTTCACTGGGGAGTCAATTATATTGGCGATACTGGCAG CGAATGGGATCAACCTCTTGAGGATATGAGACCTCCAGGATCCGTCCCCGTTAAG GGCTATGCAATTGAAACTCCTTTCGAAAGATCACCTGCTTCATCTCTAGGAGATTCTTTTGTTGAAGTGAAGATTGATTTCAACACAAACAGTTCTATTGCTGCCATAAATTTTGTGCTGAAG GATGAGGAAACTGGGTGTTGGTATCAGCATAGAGGAAGAGATTTTAAAGTTCCTCTTATCGGTTCCCTTCAAGATGATGGCAATGTTGTTGAAGCAAAGAGCTTGG GTGACTTGGGAAAAATATCCAACTTGCCTCAGGAAACTGAATCTGCTGATGCTCAAGTAGATGGCATTAAAGAATCTAGCTTGAAACAGAGGCCTCTTCAAGGTTTTTACGTAGAGCAATCTGTCTTTAAAGAAATTTGTATCGATAACTCAATGAGTGTGTCAGTGAGTCACTGCACGGAGAAAGCTAAAAATGTGGTGCGTATAGAAACTGATCTACCTGGAGATGTAGTCGCACACTGGGGTGTTTGGAGAGATGAAGGTAAAAATTGGGAAGTGCCGGTAGAACCGTACCCTCCTGAAACAATCACATTCAAGAACAAGGCTTTGCAAACGCGGTTGCAG CAAAAAACAGACGGAACAGGTTCTTGGGGGGCATTTACATTGGGTGATGAATTCTCCGCATTTGTTTTTGTGTTGAAGCTGGGCAGTAATACATGGTTGAATTGCAAAGGAGATGACTTTTACATACCCTTCTCAAGTAATGCAACCAAAGCTGAACTCTCTGGTTCTACCCATTCTAGTGGTGAGGAACAACCTGTGGCTCTTGATTCCCAAGCGACGTCTGATGATACATTTGATGACACATCTGAGTCAAAAGAAGTAGTTTCTGCTTATGCTGGTGGTATCATTAATGAGATAACTAAACTAATGAATGGTATTTCCACGGAAAAGAGTAGGAAAACAAAAAGCAGACAAGCCCAAGAGACCATTCTCCAAGAAATTGAGAAGCTTGCTGCAGAAGCCTATAGTATCTTCCGAAGTTCTACACCTATATTTACAGAAGTTGAACTGGCTGAGGTGGAAGATGATTCACCACCCCGTATAACAATATCTTCAGGGACTGGTTCTGGGTATGAAATCCTCTGCCAGGGATTTAATTGGGATTCCCATAAATCAGGAAGATGGTATCTGGAGATTCAGGAAAAAGCTTCAGAATTAGCATCACTTGGTTTTACTGTTATATGGTTACCTCCGCCTACTGATTCTGTTTCACCTGAAGGCTACATGCCAAGGGATTTGTACAATTTAAACTCCAG GTATGGAGATATTGATCAGTTAAAGAATGTTGTGAAGAAACTGCATGAAGTGGGATTAAAGGTTCTCGGAGATGTTGTCTTAAACCACCGATGTGCGCAGTTCCGAAATCAAAATGGTGTCTGGAATATATTTGGAGGTCGCTTGAATTGGGATGACCATGCAGTTGTTTCTGATGATCCCCATTTTCAG GGAAGGGGTAACAAAAGTAGTGGAGATAACTTCCATGCAGCTCCAAACATTGACCACTCTCAAGAGTTTGTCAGAAAGGACATTAAGGAATGGCTATGCTGGTTGCG AAAAGAAATCGGTTATGATGGATGGAGGCTTGATTTTGCACGGGGATTTTGGGGTGGCTATTTCAAGGACTACTTAGAAGCAAGTGAGCCTTATTTTGCCGTAGGGGAGTTCTGGGATTCACTAAGTTATAGTTATGGTGAGATGGATCATAATCAAGACGCACATCGGCAGAGAATAGTAGATTGGATTAATGCCACAAGTGGAACTGCTGGTGCATTTGATGTCACAACCAAGGGAATTCTTCATTCT GCACTTGAAAGATGTGAATATTGGCGATTATCTGATGAGAAAGGAAAACCTCCTGGGGTGATGGGATGGTGGCCATCTAGGGCTGTTACTTTTATTGAGAATCATGATACCGGTTCCACTCAG GGTCATTGGAGATTCCCAGGTGGTAAAGAAATGCAAGGTTATGCATATATCCTAACACACCCCGGCACACCATCTGTCTTCTATGATCACATTTTCTCGGATTATAAATCTCAAATCAAAGAACTCATCTCTATCCGGAAGCGCAAAAAGATCCACTGTCGGAGCACA GTTAAAATAGTAAAGTCAGAGAGAGATGTTTATGCAGCAGTAATTGATGATAAGGTTGCAATGAAGATTGGACCTGGACACTATGAACCCGATAAAGGTGCAAAAAACTGGTCTTTGGCCACGGAGGGCAGAGATTACAAGGTCTGGGAAGCATCATAA
- the LOC121794804 gene encoding splicing factor ESS-2 homolog — protein MLLSPGHSPRHLSTPSPAPSASSDNPNSSHATSSTPDFANRKRRRGPDVLDEDAYVAAIEKIIERDFFPDIPKLRDRLDWLQAIRSHDPVLIRDAQLKILERRRIRKGEKSAADASLRSATATPGSSFLRNSSVTPSFYNEHKENFVGDKIDGGDDGREGQVDVSLSLDEFFRRYTSEDNESFSKLVEKVNRKKKEKYGYLLGADSAEGNSGNNLIEEGNKREKSSTDGYGTSDQPVSTLDGWKYTAKNFLMYHPADNGEVPLTEEERTLRLKAMTKEISRPNTRFHAKALDADEAQDDDSAVLLYPPVAGATPIAISSRDIDKVKRYDLEDLRKTPNKFYAESEKKADNGYSFVKTPSPAPGVDESPLITWGEIEGTPLRLEAEDTPIDIGGSGNGPQFKIPMPPSRDMKAHSLSREAARKLRERSKMFQKPPLHSPVRGGSASPSRQILSPAAQKFMRKAIAKSSNSINESLRASYRSGSPGLSTPKAGRSMSRLGRDGSVGSKSPSVREGSDLPW, from the coding sequence ATGTTGTTATCCCCAGGCCACTCACCCCGCCACCTCTCTACGCCTTCGCCCGCCCCTTCCGCTTCCTCCGATAACCCTAATTCCTCCCATGCCACCTCTTCAACTCCCGATTTCGCCAACCGAAAGCGCCGTCGTGGGCCCGATGTTCTGGACGAAGACGCCTACGTGGCCGCAATCGAGAAGATAATCGAGCGAGACTTTTTCCCTGACATCCCCAAGCTGCGCGATCGTCTCGATTGGCTGCAGGCAATTCGCAGCCATGATCCCGTGCTTATCCGCGACGCCCAGCTCAAGATTCTCGAGCGCCGCCGCATCCGGAAGGGTGAAAAGTCCGCTGCTGATGCTTCGCTCCGCTCCGCCACTGCAACCCCTGGTTCGTCCTTTTTACGAAATAGTTCGGTTACTCCGTCGTTTTACAATGAGCATAAAGAGAATTTTGTTGGCGATAAAATTGACGGCGGTGATGACGGACGGGAAGGGCAAGTGGATGTTTCGTTGTCGCTTGATGAGTTTTTTAGAAGGTACACGAGTGAGGATAATGAGAGCTTTTCGAAGCTTGTAGAGAAAGTGAATcggaagaagaaggaaaagtATGGGTATTTGCTGGGAGCTGATTCAGCTGAGGGGAATTCCGGGAACAATTTGATTGAGGAAGGGAATAAACGGGAGAAAAGTAGTACCGACGGCTATGGAACATCGGATCAGCCGGTGAGTACATTGGACGGGTGGAAATATACAGCCAAGAACTTCCTGATGTATCATCCTGCTGATAATGGCGAAGTGCCTTTGACTGAGGAGGAGAGAACGTTGAGGTTGAAAGCAATGACAAAGGAAATTAGCAGACCTAATACGAGATTCCATGCCAAAGCTTTGGATGCTGATGAAGCGCAGGATGATGACTCTGCTGTTTTGCTCTATCCACCTGTTGCTGGGGCTACTCCTATTGCAATAAGCAGTAGAGATATTGATAAGGTGAAGAGATATGATTTGGAGGATTTGAGGAAGACCCCAAATAAATTCTATGCAGAGTCTGAGAAGAAGGCAGATAATGGATATAGTTTTGTGAAGACGCCTTCCCCTGCTCCTGGGGTTGATGAGTCACCTTTAATAACCTGGGGTGAAATTGAGGGGACTCCGCTGAGGTTGGAGGCAGAGGATACACCAATTGATATTGGCGGCAGTGGGAATGGGCCACAGTTTAAAATTCCGATGCCTCCTTCAAGGGATATGAAGGCGCATTCTTTGTCGAGGGAGGCTGCAAGGAAGCTCAGGGAGAGGTCAAAGATGTTTCAGAAACCACCACTGCATTCGCCAGTTAGAGGAGGAAGCGCAAGTCCAAGTCGACAGATACTTTCACCTGCTGCCCAGAAGTTTATGAGGAAAGCAATTGCCAAGTCTTCAAATTCTATTAATGAATCCCTCAGAGCAAGTTATCGCAGTGGGAGCCCCGGACTGAGCACTCCAAAAGCTGGGAGGAGTATGTCTCGGTTGGGAAGAGATGGCAGCGTAGGTTCCAAGTCGCCTTCTGTGAGAGAAGGCTCTGATCTACCTTGGTGA
- the LOC121794805 gene encoding pectate lyase-like: MASIYSIKMSILLLSLLYLVALLPKSNAKIAEMDDYLRKKAEQSHVEYIKAYVPNPEAVAEEISKEVGETMVHHIAKRRHLLEDGNKATNPIDRCWRGDRNWDQNRKRLVDCVLGFGRHTTGGKAGDFYVVTDSSDDDVDNPRPGTLRHAVIQMEPLWIIFERDMLISLKQELIFASDKTIDGRGAKVRIAYGAGFTIQFVHNVIIHNIRMHNIVPAFGGLIRDAVDHIGLRTISDGDAISIYGSNNIWIDHVSLSKATDGLIDAIEGSTAITISNCKFNNHNAVMLLGAHDSTTEDKLMQTTIAFNRFGEGLVQRMPRCRWGLFHIINNYYSHWQMYAIGGSANPTIISQGNRYKASDDSNTKQVTKREYSSEEWQNWQWQSEGDVFVNGAYFKASGPKIKHNHWSVATKRHMMKFRPGSYAGRLSRYAGVLKCVAGKLC, translated from the exons ATGGCGTCCATTTATAGCATCAAGATGTcaattctcctcctctctctgtTATATTTAGTTGCATTGCTGCCTAAATCCAACGCAAAAATTGCAGAAATGGATGATTATCTCAGAAAAAAGGCTGAGCAATCCCATGTTGAATATATCAAGGCTTATGTTCCCAACCCTGAGGCTGTTGCTGAAGAAATCAGTAAAGAAGTTGGCGA GACAATGGTGCACCATATCGCCAAGAGGAGGCACCTCCTGGAAGATGGCAACAAGGCTACAAACCCCATCGACCGTTGCTGGCGCGGCGACCGCAACTGGGACCAGAACCGGAAGAGGCTTGTGGACTGCGTCCTCGGCTTCGGCCGCCACACCACGGGAGGAAAGGCTGGGGATTTCTACGTCGTTACCGACAGCTCCGACGACGACGTGGACAACCCTAGGCCGGGCACCCTCCGGCACGCGGTCATCCAGATGGAGCCCCTGTGGATCATCTTCGAACGCGACATGCTCATCAGCCTCAAGCAGGAGCTCATCTTCGCCAGCGACAAGACCATCGACGGCCGTGGCGCCAAAGTCCGCATCGCGTACGGGGCCGGCTTCACGATCCAGTTCGTCCACAATGTGATCATCCACAACATCCGGATGCACAACATCGTCCCAGCCTTCGGAGGTCTGATCAGGGACGCTGTCGACCACATCGGCCTCCGCACCATAAGCGACGGCGACGCCATCTCCATCTACGGCTCCAACAACATCTGGATCGACCACGTCTCCCTCTCCAAAGCCACCGACGGCCTCATCGACGCCATCGAGGGATCCACTGCCATCACCATCTCCAACTGCAAATTCAACAACCATAATGCT GTGATGCTTCTTGGAGCACATGATAGTACTACTGAAGACAAACTGATGCAAACAACAATTGCATTCAACCGTTTTGGTGAAGGTTTGGTGCAGAGAATGCCGAGGTGCAGATGGGGTCTATTCCACATCATCAACAACTACTATTCCCACTGGCAAATGTATGCCATCGGTGGCAGCGCAAACCCCACTATTATCAGCCAGGGCAATCGATACAAGGCTTCAGACGACTCCAACACCAAGCAG GTGACCAAGAGGGAGTACTCTTCTGAGGAGTGGCAGAATTGGCAATGGCAATCCGAAGGGGACGTGTTTGTCAACGGAGCCTACTTCAAAGCTTCTGGTCCGAAGATCAAACACAACCATTGGAGTGTTGCTACAAAGAGGCACATGATGAAGTTCAGGCCAGGCTCATATGCAGGCAGGCTATCGCGATATGCAGGTGTCCTCAAGTGCGTTGCAGGGAAACTGTGTTGA